The genomic region GGGGGATTCCAATAATTTGTCAAGCACTTTTTTGCAAAAAACCGGAAACTCTTATTACAATCAACCAATTCAACTACATATAGTGGCCAACTATCAGCCACCACAATTTGTAGAATTGGCTTACAAGCCGAAAAATATGCGGATTAGATGAATCGAAAAACGGCGCTTTAAATGATTAAGATTTACAGATTCGTATTAATCTACAACCATTCCCAACCGGTCGAACCGCATCCGGTCAAAGAAATGGGCGATGTTGTAAACCGTTAGGCTGATAAATTCAAAAACATACGGAAACTCCAGCTTCGGCTCCTGCGGATCCGGCTTCCAAGACCAGTAAACGATAATCGGCTTGCCGATAAGATATTTGCGTTCCAAAAAACCCCACTCCCGCGAATCCTGGCTGTCATCCCGGTTGTCGCCGAGCACGAAGAATTGGTCCAACGGCACCTGCTTGGGGCCGAAATTATCGCGGGAGGAAAATTCCCGCGGCAGAATCTTGGGGTCTTTGTGCTTGGCGTCCCGTGGATTCGGCACCACCTTCCCGTCCACCCGCAAAACCTTGTTCCGGATTTCCACCGTCTGCCCGCCGACGGCCACGCAGCGCTTGACGAAAACCCGGTCCGTGTTCAACGGATACTGGAAAACGACGATCTCCCCGGGTTTGGGGTCTTTGAAATGGAAAATAAACTTGTTGACCAAAAGAAAATCCCCGGGCAGAAGGGTGTTTTCCATCGAACCGGTCGGTATGCGGAAGGCCTGCACCACGTAGGCCCGCAAAATGAACGCCAAAACCAAAGCCACCACGGCCACTTCGAGATAGTCCCGCC from Verrucomicrobiia bacterium harbors:
- the lepB gene encoding signal peptidase I, with amino-acid sequence MQGLTDTLDVAELTTTDRAKISLRRRTRPIWRDYLEVAVVALVLAFILRAYVVQAFRIPTGSMENTLLPGDFLLVNKFIFHFKDPKPGEIVVFQYPLNTDRVFVKRCVAVGGQTVEIRNKVLRVDGKVVPNPRDAKHKDPKILPREFSSRDNFGPKQVPLDQFFVLGDNRDDSQDSREWGFLERKYLIGKPIIVYWSWKPDPQEPKLEFPYVFEFISLTVYNIAHFFDRMRFDRLGMVVD